A stretch of Desulfovibrio sp. TomC DNA encodes these proteins:
- the istB gene encoding IS21-like element helper ATPase IstB, protein MSEQPQLLLAHHLKSLKLPTFSREYDKVAQQCAAEGMDYPRYLLRLAELELIERERRMVERRIREAKFPAVKSLDSFDFRALPSINKPLVNELARCEYILRRENIIALGNSGTGKTHLVLGLGLAACQKGLSVGFVTAASLVHELMEARDEKRLLRMQKQLAGYKLLIIDELGFVPLSKVGAELLFEVFSQRYERGSIAVTSNLPFDEWTEVFGSERLTGALLDRLTHHVHILEINGDSYRLNQSKMKLRPAQRPSLEDNGQNPEPSPR, encoded by the coding sequence AGCGAACAACCACAGCTACTCTTGGCGCATCACTTAAAATCCTTAAAGTTGCCGACATTCTCCAGGGAATACGACAAGGTTGCCCAACAGTGCGCTGCCGAAGGAATGGATTATCCCCGCTACCTGCTACGTTTGGCAGAGTTGGAGTTAATCGAACGTGAACGGCGGATGGTAGAACGACGAATTCGTGAAGCGAAGTTCCCAGCCGTAAAAAGTCTGGACAGTTTTGATTTCCGAGCTTTGCCCAGTATCAACAAGCCTCTGGTCAACGAACTTGCCCGATGCGAATACATTTTACGCCGAGAAAATATCATTGCCCTCGGCAATAGTGGCACGGGTAAAACACACTTGGTCCTTGGACTTGGACTTGCTGCATGTCAGAAGGGCCTTTCAGTGGGCTTTGTCACGGCGGCGTCACTAGTCCATGAGTTGATGGAGGCAAGAGATGAGAAGCGATTGCTACGTATGCAGAAACAGCTTGCAGGGTACAAGTTGCTTATCATTGATGAGCTTGGATTTGTGCCGTTGTCAAAAGTAGGGGCCGAGCTTCTGTTTGAGGTTTTCAGCCAACGATATGAACGTGGATCAATCGCTGTTACAAGCAATTTGCCATTTGATGAATGGACAGAGGTTTTTGGTTCAGAGCGCTTGACTGGAGCATTGCTAGACCGTCTCACGCATCATGTGCATATCCTGGAAATTAACGGTGACAGTTACAGGCTTAACCAAAGCAAAATGAAGCTTCGTCCGGCTCAAAGACCATCTCTTGAGGATAACGGACAAAATCCAGAGCCTTCCCCAAGGTAA